The Maridesulfovibrio salexigens DSM 2638 region GTTGGCAGCCTTACTTGCGGGCATGGCGATGTCATCGTTGGCGTAGTAACAGACAATATTACGGGACGCGCTGCAAATGTAATGGCCTTCCTCGCCCTTGCCGAGACTTTCATTGGGAATGTCAGAGGCCATCAGGAAGGTGTTGGTGAAAAGGAAAGGCACATCAGCTCTTGCAATGTTTTTGGCAAAGAAGGGCAGTGACTTCAAGAGTACCCTTCCGCCCATTGAGTGAGCCATTATGTGTATACGCTTGCGGCAGGGATCATCACGGTTGGCCATCTGCCATTCCATGAGCTTGCCTATGGCGCGGGCAAAAAACTTCCCGCTGAATTCTGCGGATTCCTGATCATCCCAGTAATCCTTCAATACTCCGAAATCGTCGTCACAGGGCCAGATCAACGGCAGTACCTTTACTTTGCTGCATCCCGCCTCATTTAATTGCTTTTGCATGCGGGCGGCATTGGGAAAAATGTCCGGCCACGGCTGGTTATTGAAGCCGTGGAGATAGATGAGGAACTCTTCGTAACCTTGTTCATTCTTCAATTCCTTGAACATGGTTGCGCTTTTGATCAGTTCAATAGTGCGGTCAGGGCCAGTCTTGCAGAAGGACAGGTCCGGGGAGCAGAGGTTGCTTTTTTGAAATTTTTTGTTCTCATCTGATCCACTTAAGAATCTGTTGGTAATGAAATAAATGTTGCTTAAGTCTGTCATCCTATCCTCCTTGAAATGGATTAGGAGAATAATATATTCAGGTGTGGTTATTTTGTAAATAATGTTTTTGAGGTAGAGCGATTTGATTTTGTAATTTAAATATAAAAAAGGCCGCAACAAATGTTGCAGCCTTTTTGAAATGGTCAATATTACAGGATTATTATGGACTAATTTGATCTACCCGCAGGTGGTGTACCCGCAAGCCTTGCAGATCTTGCAGCCGCCCTCGGGAACGTATGCCTTCTTACTGCATTCGGGGCAGGGATCGCCGAGACCTTTAGAGACAATCGTCTGATCATCCATGTCCAGTGAGATGTACTGACGCAGGATGCGGGAGATTATCGCCGCCGCATCGATGATGTTGTAGCTGGAGCGATCCAGCTGGGTCAGGATGCGGTCAATTGGCATACCTACGCGCAGAAGCATGCTGGTTAGGCGGGTGATGGTTTCCCAGAGGGAGTATTTCTCCTGAAATACCTGCTCATTGTAGAAGCCGTC contains the following coding sequences:
- a CDS encoding alpha/beta hydrolase gives rise to the protein MTDLSNIYFITNRFLSGSDENKKFQKSNLCSPDLSFCKTGPDRTIELIKSATMFKELKNEQGYEEFLIYLHGFNNQPWPDIFPNAARMQKQLNEAGCSKVKVLPLIWPCDDDFGVLKDYWDDQESAEFSGKFFARAIGKLMEWQMANRDDPCRKRIHIMAHSMGGRVLLKSLPFFAKNIARADVPFLFTNTFLMASDIPNESLGKGEEGHYICSASRNIVCYYANDDIAMPASKAANVKNMVFSRRMGHTGPEEWDDILKKKVIAANCDSFNNKLDLKGHTYFMDSEDMQSPAFQHMIALIKSPGSFKPNQELVL